The nucleotide sequence atttaatatactttattttagaaggattgagatactattatagattttaattaatatttcaaatcccttatttttatattgtcaACTCTTgtgttgtgcttttgtcatttgtagtttttctcaatattaatttcagttttagtttacttAATGTATTAAATGAAGTTTAACTATaaatattgaatgttaaaatagCTGAAAAAGTAATAAGTTAACGTTGGATtcaattttagatttagttttagttaaatataataaccctGAATATAATTACAcagttttatattaatgtaatagATGTATGGATGGATATCTGAGATGTATAATGTTGTGTGGGCCTTCCAGGAGCTGTGCAAGAAGCTTCACCAACAGATCGACAAGATTGATGAGGAGAGATATGACTTGGAGGCCAAGGTTGCCAAGTCAAACAAGGAGGTAAAAATCGTCCAACTTCAGTTTGTCCAGTGATTCATCCATTTATATGTTTCTCCAAGGAGCTCCAGTTTGACTTGTGTTTGATGTGTGTATAGATCGAGGATCTGAAGATCAAGGTGGTCGACCTGCAGGGCAAGTTCAAGAAACCTGCGCTGAAGAAAGTGCGCATGTCTGCTGACGCTATGCTCCAGGCTCTGCTGGGCTCCAAACACAAGGTCTCCATGGACCTGAGAGCCAACCTCAAACAAGTCAAGAAGGAGGTCAAAGAGGAGGTGGGTTTCTTGTCTTTGATTGGCCGTGTTTAACAGGAAACCCTCTCCCAGTGGGATGTGTTTGGTCTGGATCCTCCTGTGCTCACGTCTGATGTTTGTATGTTTCCACAGTCTGCAGAACAAGTCGGCGACTGGCGTAAGAACATCGAGGATAAGGCTGGTATGGACGGCAGGAAGAAGATGTTTGAGTCCGAGGCTTAAGATGTATTATTTATTCTCCAATATGTCTTAAAAATTCTCCGGTAAACATCTTTCTATCCTGTGAACCTCCCGttccaataaaaatatttttcctggACTGTTTTGCACATTGTACATTGCTCCAGTGTTGAATGGCATGGCATTAAAGATTagtgtatacatatgtatatgccTTTGTGTCTTTGCTCAGAG is from Carassius auratus strain Wakin chromosome 25, ASM336829v1, whole genome shotgun sequence and encodes:
- the LOC113043563 gene encoding troponin I, fast skeletal muscle isoform X1 codes for the protein MSEKKMTSSRRHHLKSLLLSIAFGLMDAEAKQLVVSKEAHMSENCPALDLPGSTQELQELCKKLHQQIDKIDEERYDLEAKVAKSNKEIEDLKIKVVDLQGKFKKPALKKVRMSADAMLQALLGSKHKVSMDLRANLKQVKKEVKEESAEQVGDWRKNIEDKAGMDGRKKMFESEA
- the LOC113043563 gene encoding troponin I, fast skeletal muscle isoform X2 translates to MNRKKMTSSRRHHLKSLLLSIAFGLMDAEAKQLVVSKEAHMSENCPALDLPGSTQELQELCKKLHQQIDKIDEERYDLEAKVAKSNKEIEDLKIKVVDLQGKFKKPALKKVRMSADAMLQALLGSKHKVSMDLRANLKQVKKEVKEESAEQVGDWRKNIEDKAGMDGRKKMFESEA